One region of Candidatus Baltobacteraceae bacterium genomic DNA includes:
- a CDS encoding response regulator transcription factor, which produces MTVLPQISNGARVFVIGKDPLVSQALSKLLALDPDLNVLGESPTIGTAPIAQLRPDVVVLDTAGRPSDAAGTRAFLQRVAPNAKVALLDELRSMSVGAMLDTVKGMGPQGGSSEHPRHLAAIPLSGPLSGSHDTSTLSDRELEVVRLVAEGLSNKEISTRLSLSDKTVKNHISHILAKMNLTARTQVAVYAIRAGLV; this is translated from the coding sequence ATGACCGTTCTACCGCAAATCTCTAACGGAGCTCGGGTCTTCGTTATTGGCAAAGATCCCCTCGTTTCGCAAGCGCTCTCGAAGCTGCTGGCGCTCGATCCCGATCTCAACGTGCTGGGCGAATCGCCGACTATCGGCACTGCCCCAATCGCGCAGCTGCGCCCCGACGTGGTGGTCCTCGATACCGCCGGGCGCCCATCGGATGCCGCAGGCACCCGCGCCTTCCTTCAGCGGGTCGCCCCGAACGCGAAGGTCGCCCTGCTCGACGAATTGCGTTCCATGAGCGTGGGCGCGATGCTCGATACGGTCAAGGGTATGGGTCCGCAAGGCGGCAGCAGCGAGCATCCCCGGCATCTGGCCGCGATCCCGCTGAGCGGACCGCTCTCGGGTAGCCACGATACCTCAACGCTGTCGGATCGCGAACTCGAAGTCGTGCGCTTGGTTGCCGAGGGTCTCTCCAACAAAGAGATCAGCACGCGCCTCTCGCTGAGCGACAAAACCGTGAAGAACCACATCTCGCACATCTTGGCGAAGATGAACCTGACCGCACGCACGCAAGTCGCGGTCTACGCGATCCGCGCGGGCCTCGTCTAA